The following DNA comes from uncultured Methanobrevibacter sp..
AAAGGTTCTTTGTAGTTTTTACCATCAACATTAGCTGTAACCCAAATCATAATAACACTCAGCATATAAAATTCATAGTAAAATTTATAATTTAATATAAATAAAATTTGTTATTTGATTTGGAAAAAAAATTAAAAAAAAGAAAGATGAAAATTATTCATCTAAAGAAACTAAGCTTATATCATAATTAGAACCGTCTTTAACATCAATTAAGACTGCACCATTATCTTTAAGCATACCAGGATTTGCTACATCAGTAGTGATTCCTATTTTACTAAGTGACCTGGCTTCATGAATATGTCCACAGATATTAATTTGAGGTTCAAATTCATGAATTGATTTTAAAATTCCCTGACTGCCCACATGGTCACCACTTTGAAGCTTATCTGCTTCAGTATTATAAGGCGGAGCATGAGTAGCCAATATTTTTACTTTTGGAACTTGGTCATTGTAGACATAATCGTAATTGGCTAACAATTCAAAAACGTCACCATATATTTTGTTGTCCTGAATTTCACCAGGGGTATTGAACGGAGTTTCATTGGAACCTCCATATCCGAATAAAATTGCATCACCATATGCAATAATATTGTTGTGAAGACAGAAGGAAACTTCATTAATAGCATTGCAAATACCTTTAGGGTCACAGTTACCTGGAATAGCAATTACATCCACACCACAGTCAGCAACTTTCTCAATGAAAGTTCCTACAAATTCCAAAGGTCCAAAATCAGTAATATCACCAAGAATTATAACTAAATCAATATCATTATTATTTAAATAAGTGTATAAATTTTCGTTTTCTTCACCATGAACATCGCTTATTGCTAAAATTTTTGTCATTTAATCACCTTGTTGTTCTAAAAAGAATGATCCCATTTCTTTTAATCCAGTCTTTAAATCAGGTTTATCTCCATGAATCTGAATTGTTACATCATCATCAAATTCAATGATAAGACCATTCCATTCTGCAATTTCCTGAACTCTTTCTTCAGCTAAAGGATTTTTTAGAGTAATTCTACCAGTAGTTAATCCTGGAGGAGTATTTGGGATAAATCTAGCACGGGAATCTGCAAATTCAAATACTTCTTTACCCTGCATAGCCTGTTTTAATAAATCAAGCCAGTAATCTACATATTCTTCATCTTCTTCTTCAGCAATAGTTAAAAGAGTTCCTTGAATATTATTTAAAGACATTTCTGCTTTAGCTAAACCATTAATCAAATCAGGATGGGACGGGTCTCTTTTGTAAGAGCTGATTGATGATCTAATCAGTCCCATCTCCGGGCCAACTCCATTTGGAATATCATGTCCTTTTTTAGTTAAATCTTGAAGGAGATGATTAAGAATCAACCAGTTTTGTTCTGATGGTAAGCTCATAAATGTCCACCTATAATTTTTAAAGTAGTATGGTTAATT
Coding sequences within:
- a CDS encoding DUF2096 domain-containing protein, with translation MSLPSEQNWLILNHLLQDLTKKGHDIPNGVGPEMGLIRSSISSYKRDPSHPDLINGLAKAEMSLNNIQGTLLTIAEEEDEEYVDYWLDLLKQAMQGKEVFEFADSRARFIPNTPPGLTTGRITLKNPLAEERVQEIAEWNGLIIEFDDDVTIQIHGDKPDLKTGLKEMGSFFLEQQGD
- a CDS encoding metallophosphoesterase gives rise to the protein MTKILAISDVHGEENENLYTYLNNNDIDLVIILGDITDFGPLEFVGTFIEKVADCGVDVIAIPGNCDPKGICNAINEVSFCLHNNIIAYGDAILFGYGGSNETPFNTPGEIQDNKIYGDVFELLANYDYVYNDQVPKVKILATHAPPYNTEADKLQSGDHVGSQGILKSIHEFEPQINICGHIHEARSLSKIGITTDVANPGMLKDNGAVLIDVKDGSNYDISLVSLDE